In Rutidosis leptorrhynchoides isolate AG116_Rl617_1_P2 chromosome 2, CSIRO_AGI_Rlap_v1, whole genome shotgun sequence, one genomic interval encodes:
- the LOC139894537 gene encoding probable protein phosphatase 2C 27, with translation MAAGIEFSPAYVMLEGGFDKDNVAIADDEISHNSDQLKRMANRKPPRHLSGVRHSMSTATLLNQDIGVGIVSVKSVTEGKSEFVPVIRSGSCAEKGPKQYMEDEHICIDNLHKYLDATEGFPTPGAFYGVFDGHGGTDAATYVRQNILKYIIEDSQFPVCLEKAIQNAFVKADHEFADNTSLDISSGTTALTALIFGRMMVVANAGDCRAVLGKRGRAIEVSKDHKPNCPSERLRIEQLGGAIYDGYLNGQLSVARALGDWHMKGPKGSTSPLSAEPELQQIILAEDDEFLIIGCDGLWDVMSSQCAVTITRKELMVHNDPERCSRELVREALKRNTCDNLTVIVVCFSADPPQRIEIPQTRVRRSISAEGLNFLKGVLDSNS, from the exons ATGGCTGCGGGTATTGAATTTTCGCCGGCTTATGTGATGTTAGAAGGTGGTTTTGACAAGGATAATGTAGCTATTGCAGATGATGAGATATCACATAATTCAGATCAATTGAAACGAATGGCAAATCGAAAACCTCCTAGGCATTTATCTGGTGTCAGACATAGTATGAGCACTGCAACGCTGCTCAATCAG GACATTGGTGTCGGGATTGTCAGTGTGAAGTCTGTGACAGAGGGAAAATCTGAATTTGTGCCCGTGATACGATCCGGAAGCTGTGCAGAAAAAGGACCAAAACAATATATGGAGGACGAACATATATGTATAGATAACCTTCACAAGTATTTAGACGCGACAGAAGGTTTTCCCACCCCTGGAGCATTTTATGGC GTTTTTGATGGACATGGTGGTACGGACGCTGCAACTTACGTAAGACAGAACATATTAAAGTACATTATTGAAGATTCCCAGTTTCCAGTTTGTTTAGAGAAGGCGATTCAGAATGCATTTGTCAAAGCTGATCACGAATTTGCTGACAATACATCTCTTGACATCTCATCGGGAACCACCGCATTAACTGCTCTCATATTTGGAAG aaTGATGGTAGTTGCAAATGCTGGCGATTGTCGGGCTGTGTTAGGTAAACGAGGTAGGGCAATTGAAGTATCAAAAGACCACAAACCAAATTGCCCATCCGAGAGACTAAGAATAGAACAGCTCGGTGGAGCCATATACGACGGGTACTTAAATGGTCAATTATCAGTGGCTAGAGCCTTAGGAGATTGGCACATGAAAGGCCCTAAAGGTTCAACCAGCCCATTAAGCGCCGAGCCAGAGCTGCAACAAATCATATTGGCTGAAGATGATGAGTTTTTAATTATTGGATGTGATGGTCTTTGGGATGTAATGAGTAGTCAATGTGCGGTTACAATAACCAGAAAAGAATTGATGGTTCATAATGATCCAGAACGATGTTCAAGAGAATTGGTTCGGGAAGCTTTAAAAAGGAACACGTGTGATAATTTAACGGTGATAGTCGTTTGTTTTTCGGCTGATCCTCCTCAAAGAATCGAGATACCTCAAACACGAGTCAGGAGGAGTATATCGGCAGAAGGCCTGAATTTTCTAAAAGGCGTATTGGACAGTAACTCATGA